A single genomic interval of Alistipes provencensis harbors:
- a CDS encoding S1/P1 nuclease, with protein sequence MKKLLLLLLCAGFLHTGPAFGWGREGHETIAKIAERNLTKKAKKRIEKYLGGHSVVYYAKWMDEYRKTPEYAFTDGWHTAPVDAELRYTDELLNPKRGNAIYGLELAVGNLKNYRSLTDSAVAVNLKYVIHLVGDMHCPAHIKYTTHNMKYDVLLEDKYRKPHKFYVHSVWDNEIITTTRIWSVSEWADELDRVSKAERQAIAAGTPRDWLHDAAVCCEVQFEWAKPDERLGQDFLNKALPLVESQIQKAGYRLARILNDLFD encoded by the coding sequence ATGAAAAAACTACTGCTCCTGTTGCTGTGCGCCGGATTCCTCCACACCGGGCCCGCTTTCGGGTGGGGACGCGAGGGGCACGAGACCATCGCCAAGATCGCCGAGCGCAACCTGACGAAGAAAGCGAAAAAACGCATCGAAAAATACCTCGGAGGACACTCCGTCGTCTACTATGCCAAGTGGATGGACGAATACCGCAAGACCCCCGAATATGCCTTCACCGACGGCTGGCACACGGCGCCCGTCGATGCCGAGCTCCGGTACACCGACGAATTGCTGAACCCGAAACGGGGCAATGCCATTTACGGGTTGGAACTGGCCGTCGGGAACCTGAAAAATTACCGCAGTCTCACCGACTCGGCCGTGGCCGTCAACCTCAAATACGTCATTCATCTGGTGGGCGACATGCACTGCCCGGCGCATATCAAGTACACGACCCACAACATGAAATACGACGTGCTGCTCGAGGACAAATACCGCAAACCGCACAAATTCTATGTCCATAGTGTCTGGGACAACGAGATCATCACCACCACGCGCATCTGGTCCGTCAGCGAATGGGCCGATGAACTCGACCGGGTTTCGAAGGCCGAACGGCAGGCCATCGCCGCCGGAACGCCCCGCGACTGGCTGCACGATGCCGCCGTATGCTGCGAAGTGCAGTTCGAATGGGCCAAACCCGACGAACGGCTGGGGCAGGATTTCCTAAACAAGGCGCTGCCGCTGGTCGAAAGCCAGATCCAAAAGGCCGGATACCGGCTTGCCCGGATATTGAACGATCTTTTCGATTAA
- a CDS encoding glycerophosphodiester phosphodiesterase family protein, with product MIQRITKLLILAAALSGAACGEQAGTQQPANRAAAIVAEIHNPASKKVLVASHRGDWRNWPENSIPAIESVIRMGVDIMELDLKLTRDSVLVLCHDHTIDRTTNGKGRVRDITYDSIRRCKLRRAHNVITDNLRMPTLREALEVCKDRIVVNVDQGYEYYDLVLAVTEELGVTEQILIKGKRSPEVVAAKFAEHPRNMMYMPIIDILKPKGQALFAEYRKDGITPLAYEICWDRPAPEVDACMREVVAGGSKLWVNSLWASLCGGLDDDAAFDGAPAEVYGKLVDMGATMIQTDRPELLISYLRSRGLHD from the coding sequence ATGATACAACGAATCACCAAACTGCTGATCCTCGCGGCGGCTCTCTCGGGAGCCGCCTGCGGGGAACAGGCCGGCACGCAGCAGCCTGCGAACCGCGCCGCGGCCATCGTCGCCGAAATCCACAACCCCGCCTCGAAAAAGGTGCTTGTCGCCTCCCACCGGGGCGACTGGCGCAACTGGCCCGAAAACTCGATCCCGGCCATCGAGTCGGTCATCCGCATGGGGGTCGACATCATGGAGCTGGACCTCAAGCTGACCCGGGACAGCGTGCTGGTGCTCTGCCACGACCACACCATCGACCGGACCACCAACGGCAAAGGACGCGTCCGCGACATCACCTACGACTCGATCCGCCGCTGCAAACTGCGCCGGGCCCACAACGTCATCACCGACAACCTGCGGATGCCGACGCTGCGCGAAGCGCTCGAAGTGTGCAAGGACCGCATCGTGGTGAATGTCGATCAGGGTTACGAATACTACGACCTTGTACTGGCCGTCACCGAGGAGCTGGGCGTCACGGAGCAGATACTCATCAAGGGCAAGCGTTCGCCCGAGGTCGTGGCCGCGAAGTTCGCCGAACACCCCCGCAACATGATGTACATGCCCATCATTGACATTCTCAAACCTAAAGGACAGGCGCTTTTCGCCGAATACCGGAAGGATGGCATCACCCCGCTGGCCTATGAAATCTGCTGGGACCGCCCGGCGCCCGAGGTCGACGCCTGCATGCGCGAGGTTGTCGCCGGCGGTTCGAAACTCTGGGTCAACTCGCTCTGGGCGTCGCTCTGCGGCGGACTGGACGACGATGCGGCCTTCGACGGCGCCCCGGCCGAGGTGTACGGGAAACTGGTCGATATGGGCGCCACCATGATCCAGACCGACCGCCCCGAACTGCTGATCTCCTACCTCCGCTCGCGCGGACTGCACGATTAA